The following is a genomic window from Caproiciproducens sp. CPB-2.
TACTATGAAGTAACCTGCCCAAATTGCCATGAAACGATTTGCCTGTCCGAAGATATTATTGAGGATGGCCAGATGGATTGTCCGAATTGCGGCGAAACGCTGGAATTCGATATTGACGAAGAGGAATGCGATTGCGGCTGCGAGGACTGCAATCACGAATAAAAAGCTTTTTGGCTGAACGAAAAGAGTACTGCTTTGTGCGGTGCTCTTTTTTGCTTTTGTATTGACAGATTTCGGTAACATGCTTATAATAGTAGGAAAAGTGTACCAAATGAAACAGAAAGTGAACATTTATGAAACTGATTAAAAAGCAAAACAAATACTGTCTGCTGTTGGCACAGAGTTTTCTGTTCAATGGGATTGAGAAGGGCGTAGCGGAAGCCGCTTTTCAAAACAGCGAATTCAGCTGCATGGAATACGAAGCCGGTGAGAAAATATACACCAGAAGCAATTATAAAAAAAGCCTGGGAATCGTTTTTTCCGGGGTCGTAAAGGCCATGAAGCCGGAAAACGAAAACCTGATTATGAATACCTTTTATTCGGGAGGAATTTTTGGGGTCGCCTGCCTTTTTAACAACTCGCGCCGGTATGTCTCCGAGATTATCGCTGTCAAGAAAAGCCGCGTTTTGTTTTTGTCCCAGCAGCTTCTGCATGAGCTTTTCGAGAATCATACAAGGATTGCTGAGAATTACATCAGCTATCTGTCGGATCGGATCTGTTTCTTAAATAGCAGGATTGACAATTTTACCGGGGGAACTGCTGTTTGCCGCCTGGCGACGTTTCTTCTTTCTCTGTCCGCCCAGAATGAATATTCCCTTGTATTGGAACTGCCGTGTACGCTGACGCAGCTTGCCAATACGCTGAACATCGGACGCGCTTCCCTGTACCGCGCTTTCGATGATTTATCCGATACAGGCGTCATCACCCGCGAAGGAAGAAAGGTGACAATCAATCAGATTGAGCGGCTGCGGTCCGGTCAGTTTGATGATGAATCATAATTCAATGATAGATAAAGAGGGAGAAAAATGAGACTGACGAAAAAAATAATTTCACTGGGATTAAGCGCATGTATGGCTTTGTCCGTCCTTGCCGGATGCGCCGGGCCTGCGGCGGCATCCTCCGGCGGGCCGGCTTCCAGCGAAGCGGTATCAAGCGCGCAGCCGAGCTCTGCCGCTGCTGAAAAGACGACCATTAAGATTGCGGCGCTCAAAGGGCCGACCGGACTGGGCATGTTAAAGTTGATGAGTGACAACGACGCCAAGACCGCCGCCGAAAACTATGAATTTACGATTGTGGGCGCTCCGGATGAAATCGTATCCAAGATTTCCAAAGGGGAAGTGGATGTGGCCGCCGTTCCCACCAACCTTGCCGCTACGCTGTATAA
Proteins encoded in this region:
- a CDS encoding Crp/Fnr family transcriptional regulator gives rise to the protein MKLIKKQNKYCLLLAQSFLFNGIEKGVAEAAFQNSEFSCMEYEAGEKIYTRSNYKKSLGIVFSGVVKAMKPENENLIMNTFYSGGIFGVACLFNNSRRYVSEIIAVKKSRVLFLSQQLLHELFENHTRIAENYISYLSDRICFLNSRIDNFTGGTAVCRLATFLLSLSAQNEYSLVLELPCTLTQLANTLNIGRASLYRAFDDLSDTGVITREGRKVTINQIERLRSGQFDDES